The following proteins are co-located in the Silene latifolia isolate original U9 population chromosome 1, ASM4854445v1, whole genome shotgun sequence genome:
- the LOC141601170 gene encoding pentatricopeptide repeat-containing protein At5g61370, mitochondrial, whose protein sequence is MMMKIFNAHRLKTLSFRRYNTLTTAQGPPQLSLPSLEKLCSLVSTPIGGLDELESKLGQSGVHLTPSTVVQVVNHCKDEASTRRLLRFFTWSCKNLGSTLGDKEFNDTIRVFAEKKDHRAVDILLSDLRKDGRALDVRTFISVAETLVKLGREDDALGIFKNLALFKCPQDGTTVSAIVSALCSKGHARRAEGVLYHHRDKLSGIESCVYRSILYGWSLQTNVKEARKVIQQMKQKDITLDLFCFNTYLRCLCEKNLKKNPSGLVPESLNVLMEMRTYKILPNSVSYNILLSCLGRTRRVKESLRIFDSMKRAGCRPDWVSYYLLIRVLYLSGRFGKGNQMLDMMIEEGLVPPEKFYYDLVGVLCGVERVNFALQLLDHMKKTLACGYGPVYDVLIPKLCSNGDFKKGRRLWEEAEEMGIALQCSSDVLDPSITKVFELREREKDVKVEDSTKKDTRKSNQVGITRKPRNFNKKKQKRKAKKKVSST, encoded by the coding sequence ATGATGATGAAAATATTTAACGCCCACAGGTTGAAGACCCTTTCTTTTCGTCGTTACAACACATTAACAACTGCTCAGGGTCCTCCTCAGCTATCACTACCTAGTCTTGAGAAGTTGTGCAGCCTTGTTTCGACGCCTATAGGTGGTTTAGATGAACTGGAATCGAAACTCGGTCAATCTGGAGTTCACTTAACACCCTCCACTGTTGTGCAAGTGGTAAACCATTGTAAGGATGAAGCATCAACAAGGCGGCTGCTTCGGTTCTTTACATGGTCATGCAAAAACTTGGGTTCAACTTTGGGTGATAAGGAATTTAATGACACTATTCGGGTGTTTGCGGAGAAGAAGGATCATAGAGCAGTTGATATATTGCTCTCTGATCTTCGAAAGGATGGTCGAGCTTTGGATGTTCGAACATTCATCAGTGTTGCCGAAACCCTAGTTAAATTAGGAAGAGAAGATGATGCATTAGGTATCTTTAAGAACTTAGCTTTATTCAAATGCCCACAGGACGGAACTACTGTCTCGGCCATTGTTAGCGCGCTTTGTTCTAAAGGGCACGCGAGAAGGGCAGAAGGGGTATTGTATCATCACAGGGATAAGCTATCTGGTATCGAGTCTTGTGTCTATAGGAGTATATTATATGGCTGGTCTTTGCAGACGAATGTGAAGGAAGCTCGGAAAGTAATCCAACAAATGAAGCAGAAGGATATTACACTTGATCTTTTCTGTTTCAACACATATCTCAGGTGTCTCTGTGAGAAAAACCTCAAAAAGAACCCGTCTGGGCTTGTTCCGGAGAGTTTGAATGTGTTAATGGAAATGAGAACATACAAAATCCTACCAAATTCAGTAAGTTACAATATCCTGCTTTCTTGTTTGGGTAGAACAAGAAGAGTGAAAGAATCGTTGAGGATCTTTGATTCGATGAAAAGAGCGGGTTGTCGTCCTGATTGGGTTAGCTACTATCTTCTTATTCGGGTTTTATACTTGAGCGGTAGGTTTGGGAAAGGTAACCAAATGCTGGATATGATGATAGAAGAAGGGTTGGTCCCACCGGAAAAGTTTTACTATGATTTAGTCGGTGTTCTTTGCGGGGTTGAGAGGGTGAATTTTGCACTTCAGCTCCTAGATCACATGAAGAAAACCTTGGCTTGTGGGTATGGGCCGGTGTATGATGTTCTAATACCGAAGCTTTGTTCAAATGGGGATTTCAAGAAGGGCAGAAGGCTCTGGGAAGAAGCGGAGGAAATGGGCATTGCTCTTCAGTGCTCAAGTGATGTTTTGGATCCGTCAATAACCAAGGTTTTTGAGCTTAGAGAGAGGGAGAAGGACGTCAAAGTCGAGGATTCTACAAAAAAAGATACTCGTAAGAGCAATCAAGTAGGAATCACAAGGAAGCCGAGGAATTTCAATAAGAAAAAGCAAAAACGCAAGGCCAAGAAGAAAGTGTCATCTACTTGA
- the LOC141601178 gene encoding vesicle transport v-SNARE 11-like, whose translation MSQVFDGYERQYCEVSANLTRKCSSAALLNGEQKKQKVSEIKSGLENAEALIRKMDLEARTLQPNVKVMVLAKLREYKNDLNNLKSEVKRLSSTDSQAARDELLESGMADALMASADQRGRLLMSTERVNQSTDRIKQSRRTMQETEDIGVSILEDLHQQRQALLHANNTLHGVDENVGKSKKILTAMSRRMNRNKWIIGTVIAVLVLIVIAILYFKLHD comes from the exons ATGAGTCAAGTATTTGATGGATATGAACGTCAATATTGCGAGGTTTCTGCTAATTTAACGCGCAAATGTTCTTCTGCTGCTCTTCTTAATGGAG AACAGAAGAAGCAGAAAGTTTCCGAAATTAAGTCTGGACTGGAAAATGCAGAAGCTCTG ATACGGAAAATGGACTTGGAAGCAAGAACACTACAACCTAATGTGAAAGTTATGGTTCTTGCCAAGTTGAGGGAATACAAAAATGACCTAAACAACTTGAAAAGTGAGGTTAAAAGACTTTCCTCAACTGACAGCCAAGCTGCTCGAGATGAATTGCTAGAATCTGGGATGGCTGATGCGCTGATG GCATCTGCTGATCAAAGAGGGCGATTATTGATGTCAACTGAGAGGGTAAACCAATCAACAGACAGGATTAAACAGAGCAGGAGAACAATGCAAGAGACTGAAGACATTGGTGTCTCCATCCTCGAAGACTTACATCAACAACGCCAGGCTCTTTTACACGCTAATAATACA CTTCACGGGGTTGATGAAAATGTCGGGAAAAGCAAGAAGATATTGACAGCAATGTCCAGGAGAATGAACAGGAACAAATGGATTATTGGTACTGTTATTGCAGTGTTGGTCCTTATTGTGATTGCAATCCTCTACTTCAAGCTGCATGATTAG